The genomic window AATCCGAGCTGGAATTTATTTATAATTTCCTCGCTCAGACGGCGGACCTGCTTCAGGTAGTGCAGGACCTTGTGGCCGTCCCCTGTTTCCCAGAGCTGTTTGACGAAGAATTTGCGGGCTGTCTGGTTGGCAAAAAAGAGTCCTTCGTAACGGGAGCGTTCAGCCGGAGACAGTTTCCGTTCCGGGAGTTGTATGCCGGAGCGTTGGGCTAAAAAACGGACGGCTTCCGGAAATGACAGCTTTTCGTACTCCATCAGGAAGGTAAGCACGTTGCCTCCCTTACCGCATCCGAAACAATGGTAAATCTGCTTAGCTTCCGAAACCGCAAACGAGGGGGTCTTTTCGTTGTGGAAGGGGCAATTACACCACCAGTTGGTTCCGCGCTTTTTGAGCTTCAGAAAATCCGAGAGGACCTCGACTATATCAGAAGCCTGCTTGACCTGTTCGATGAGATGTTCGGGAAAATAGTCGCTCATCCTGAAAATATAGTTTTTCTGCAATCTGATGTCAACGAAGCTAAAATAATTGATTTTTATAATAAAAAATTATAGATATAGAGAGCTTATGGTATCTCTGGAGAAATATCGCAGAACAGCGAAGATCGGCCGCTACAAGCTCAGCTACCTGCAGAAGGGCCGGGGCAAACCGCTTGTGTTTTTACACGGTTTTCTGGGTTCCTCATATTCGTTCCGCCATGTGTTCGAGGAACTATCGCTGAAAAACAAGCTGATAGTGCCGGATTTGCCCGGATGCGGTCAGTCCAGCAAACCACCCCGTCTGGATTATATGGTCGGGACGCAGATGTCAATCGTAATGCGCCTGCTCGAACAGCTAAAGCTAAAAGAAGTAATTATCGGCGGAGTTTCCACAGGTGGCGCGGTGGCCCTCAATTTTGCGCTCGAGTATCCGCGGATGCTCAAAAAACTGATACTTGTCGATTCTTTCGGGCTTAAATTCCAGGGAAGGGAACGCAGGACGTTGTTCGGTATTAAACTCTCCGGCGATATCTACGCTCATCTCTCGGATCCGGAGCAACTGGCCAAAGTCTACCAGAGGCAGTTTAATCAGAAACATCGTCCCACACCTGAAGACCGGGAGATGTTTACACAACAGAGTCAGCACAAGAATGTGATCGAGTGCGCGGCAAAAATGCTCAACTCCAACCGGATGTTCGAGGTCTTCGGTATCCAGAGAATCGAGACTCCGACTTTGGTGGTTTGGGGCGAACGGGATAAGATCCTGCCTAAGAATATGGCCGAACGCTATGTGCGTGTGCTTCCCGATGCGCGCTACGTGATGATCCCGGAAGCGGGTCATCTTCCGCACGAGGAAAGCCCGGAAGATTTCCTGACGGTTGTGCGTGGATTCATCGAGGATTCGATTCCCTCCAATACCTGATTTCAAGTCTTTTCTTAAATTCATTGACTTCAACATTATCCGGTTCTATTATTCCCTTCTATGGTTGAGCGATACGGGAAACTGGCGGTTGAATGCCTGACAGTCGGTATGCTGGAGGTGAATTGTTACCTCGTCTATCATACCGGATCAAAAGCCGGAATAGTAGTCGATCCGGGCGAAGAGGGCGAGCGGATACTCTCCCGTGTGAAGCAGGCGGATCTCAAAATCGAGACGATTGTACTGACCCATGGCCA from Candidatus Zixiibacteriota bacterium includes these protein-coding regions:
- a CDS encoding alpha/beta fold hydrolase; the protein is MVSLEKYRRTAKIGRYKLSYLQKGRGKPLVFLHGFLGSSYSFRHVFEELSLKNKLIVPDLPGCGQSSKPPRLDYMVGTQMSIVMRLLEQLKLKEVIIGGVSTGGAVALNFALEYPRMLKKLILVDSFGLKFQGRERRTLFGIKLSGDIYAHLSDPEQLAKVYQRQFNQKHRPTPEDREMFTQQSQHKNVIECAAKMLNSNRMFEVFGIQRIETPTLVVWGERDKILPKNMAERYVRVLPDARYVMIPEAGHLPHEESPEDFLTVVRGFIEDSIPSNT